The Sulfitobacter sp. OXR-159 DNA window TGATCATGCTGAGCCTTCTCGCGCTTCCGATCCTGTATCTGACCTTGGAACTGCCCAAGCAGATCGTGAACAATGCGCTGGAATCCGCGACTTTCCCGGTCGAGGTTCTGGGCCAGAGTTTGGATCAGGTCATATTCCTGCTGCTGCTTTGCGGGCTGTATTTGCTGTCGATCAGCCTGAACGGACTCATCAAATACACGCTCAACGTCTTCAAGGGCTATACGGCGGAGCGGTTTCTCCGACGCTTCAGGCTGCTGATCTATCGGCGGTGGCGCTCGGATGCGGAGGCGTCCGAGCAAAGCGAGATCGTCCCAATACTCGCACAGGAAGTGGAACCCATCGGCGGCTTCGCGGCCGAAGTCCTGACCCTGCCGGTTTTGCAGGGTGGCACGCTTTTCACCATTCTGCTGTTCATGTTCATTCAGGACCCGATCCTGGGTGCCGCCGCGCTGACCGTGTTGCCCATTCAGCTTATTCTGCTCCCGAAGCTGCAGCGCCGGGTGAACACCCTGTCGCGTATCCGGATCAAAGAGGTCCGCGATCTTGGCAGGCAACTGAGCGAGCAGTTGCGCGAACGACAGGGCGCCTCGTCCGGCCTGTCGGCGGCGGGCGCTAGTTTCAAGGCGCTGGAGCAGGTACGCAGAAGGATCTTTCGTCTCAAGTTCTTCATCAAGGCGCTCAACAACTTTCTGACGGCGCTGACACCGTTTCTGTTCTACTCACTTGGCGGATATTTCGTCATCGAAGGCCGGATCACGCTTGGGGCACTGGTCGCGGTCCTCGCCGCGCACAAAGACTTTTCGGCCCCACTGAAGGAGCTTTTCCGATACTATCAGGCGCTTGAGGATACGCGGATCAGGTATCAGGAAATCACGACCTTCTTCGCCGGGACGCCGCCCCGCATGGAAGAACAGCAATCCGCCGGGGTGCACCGGCTGGCGATCCGCAGACCGCCGGAACATGCGCTGTCGCAGACTTGAGGGCTCCTATTGTCCCCCCTGCTCCCGCGACGCGTCAAACTGCCGTTACATTTGGCTACAAAGAGGGGGCGGACATTTACACCGGCGGTTTGATATACACCGGGTATGAGCGAACCTGCCCACATTCTGGTCGTCGACGACCATGACGAGATCCGCAATTCCGTTTCAAGCTATCTCGAACGGAACGGCATGCGAACCTCGGTCGCCGAAAGTGCCGCAGAGATGGACGCTCAGCGCGCAAGACATTCTTTCGATCTGATCGTGCTCGATGTGATGATGCCCGGCGAAGACGGGCTGACTGCGTGCAAAAGATTGCGTCAGGAGTGCGGCACACCGGTCCTGATGCTGACCGCCCTCGGAGAGGACGACGACCGCATCGAGGGTCTGGAAGGCGGCGCGGATGATTATCTCTCCAAACCCTTCAATCCGCGCGAGTTGTTGGCCCGGATCAGGGCCATCATGCGACGCAGCGAGAAGAGCCCTCCGCAGGACCCATTCGCGGGCAAGCGCATCCGGTTCGCCCATCTCGAACTGGACTATGACGGACGGACCCTGACCGCCCCGGACGGCACCCGCAATCAGGTAACCTC harbors:
- a CDS encoding response regulator, with product MSEPAHILVVDDHDEIRNSVSSYLERNGMRTSVAESAAEMDAQRARHSFDLIVLDVMMPGEDGLTACKRLRQECGTPVLMLTALGEDDDRIEGLEGGADDYLSKPFNPRELLARIRAIMRRSEKSPPQDPFAGKRIRFAHLELDYDGRTLTAPDGTRNQVTSSELKLLSILLERPRIVMSRDELLEMTAGRVAGPLDRTIDNQISRLRRKIEPDVLRPRVISTVRNGGYSLTCDVEVSS
- a CDS encoding ABC transporter transmembrane domain-containing protein, producing the protein MLSLLALPILYLTLELPKQIVNNALESATFPVEVLGQSLDQVIFLLLLCGLYLLSISLNGLIKYTLNVFKGYTAERFLRRFRLLIYRRWRSDAEASEQSEIVPILAQEVEPIGGFAAEVLTLPVLQGGTLFTILLFMFIQDPILGAAALTVLPIQLILLPKLQRRVNTLSRIRIKEVRDLGRQLSEQLRERQGASSGLSAAGASFKALEQVRRRIFRLKFFIKALNNFLTALTPFLFYSLGGYFVIEGRITLGALVAVLAAHKDFSAPLKELFRYYQALEDTRIRYQEITTFFAGTPPRMEEQQSAGVHRLAIRRPPEHALSQT